In Litorilinea aerophila, the following proteins share a genomic window:
- the mreB gene encoding rod shape-determining protein — protein sequence MFQKHIGIDLGTVNVLVHVKGKGIVMHEPSVVAIRLRDNKMVAVGHEAYDMLGRTPESIEVARPMRDGVIADFVVTEAMLRYFIESIVGHLNPLLSPLFKPKVMISTPKGVTSVEERAVHDAAMQAGAGAAYLIPEPLAAAYGAGLPIGTPTGNMVVDLGGGTTEAAVVSMYDIVVWSSVRVGGNRFDEAIVNYIRKKYNLLIGEQTAEEIKIGIGSALPMEDERVMEVRGRDQVTGLPKIITVNSSEITEAMAEPLQAVVSTVRATLEKTPPELAADIIDRGMVLTGGGAQLRNIAQLLTQETGVPCYVAENPIACVALGAGRALENYEIMRRSLPIVPT from the coding sequence ATGTTTCAAAAACACATTGGTATCGATCTGGGCACGGTGAATGTGCTGGTGCATGTCAAAGGCAAGGGCATTGTCATGCACGAGCCATCGGTGGTGGCCATACGTCTGCGAGACAACAAAATGGTGGCGGTGGGCCATGAGGCCTACGACATGCTGGGCCGCACCCCGGAAAGCATCGAGGTGGCTCGCCCCATGCGGGATGGCGTGATCGCCGACTTTGTGGTCACCGAGGCCATGTTGCGCTATTTCATTGAATCCATCGTCGGCCACCTCAACCCGCTTCTGAGTCCCCTCTTTAAACCCAAGGTCATGATCAGTACGCCCAAAGGCGTGACCAGTGTGGAGGAACGGGCCGTCCACGACGCGGCCATGCAGGCGGGCGCGGGCGCGGCCTATCTGATTCCGGAGCCCCTGGCCGCGGCTTATGGCGCAGGCCTGCCCATCGGTACGCCCACCGGCAACATGGTGGTGGACCTGGGTGGCGGCACCACCGAAGCGGCCGTAGTCTCCATGTATGACATTGTGGTCTGGAGCAGCGTGCGGGTGGGCGGCAACCGTTTCGACGAAGCCATCGTCAACTACATCCGCAAGAAGTACAACCTCTTGATCGGTGAGCAGACTGCCGAGGAGATCAAGATCGGCATCGGCAGCGCCCTGCCCATGGAGGACGAGCGGGTCATGGAGGTGCGGGGCCGGGATCAGGTAACGGGCCTCCCCAAGATCATTACGGTCAACAGCAGCGAGATCACCGAGGCCATGGCCGAGCCCCTCCAGGCGGTGGTGAGTACCGTGCGAGCCACCCTGGAAAAGACGCCGCCGGAGCTGGCCGCGGACATCATCGACCGGGGCATGGTGCTCACCGGCGGTGGCGCCCAGCTCCGGAACATTGCCCAGCTCCTCACCCAGGAGACAGGCGTTCCCTGCTACGTGGCCGAGAACCCCATCGCCTGTGTGGCTCTGGGCGCGGGGCGGGCGTTGGAAAATTACGAGATCATGCGCCGGAGCCTGCCCATCGTCCCCACGTAA
- the atpG gene encoding ATP synthase F1 subunit gamma, which yields MASTREIRRRIRSVKNIAQVTKAMEAVSAAKMRKAQSQVLATRPYAQQAREVLSYIARLPNIENELNPLIQSRPVKRTGILLITADRGLAGGFNANVIRRAAAFMRERRRAGVEVEVVTVGRKGRDWLLRYDPVVRAEFTGMPDSPTSYDIGPIARVLIDDFTQGHFDEVVMVYTDFVNTLRQEPVVQKLLPIEPAEPSVTMAPEYIFEPSPEAVLSRVLYGFTEVQILQALYESIASEHSARMVAMRNATDAANELIDTLTLTYNKARQEGITSELMDIIGGAVALERA from the coding sequence TTGGCCAGTACACGTGAAATCCGCCGCCGCATACGGTCGGTCAAGAATATTGCGCAGGTCACCAAAGCGATGGAGGCAGTTTCTGCTGCCAAGATGCGCAAAGCACAATCGCAGGTGCTTGCCACGCGGCCCTATGCCCAACAGGCGCGGGAAGTTCTCTCCTACATCGCGCGCCTGCCCAACATCGAAAACGAACTGAACCCGCTGATCCAGTCGCGGCCGGTCAAGCGGACCGGCATCCTGCTCATCACGGCCGATCGGGGGTTGGCTGGCGGGTTCAACGCCAACGTCATCCGCCGGGCGGCCGCCTTCATGCGCGAACGGCGTCGGGCCGGGGTCGAGGTGGAAGTGGTGACGGTCGGACGCAAGGGGCGAGATTGGCTCCTGCGCTACGACCCGGTGGTCCGGGCAGAGTTCACCGGCATGCCCGACAGCCCCACCTCCTACGACATTGGCCCCATTGCCCGGGTGCTGATCGACGACTTTACCCAGGGGCACTTTGACGAGGTGGTGATGGTCTACACCGACTTCGTGAACACCCTGCGCCAGGAACCTGTCGTCCAGAAGCTGTTGCCCATTGAGCCGGCTGAACCCTCGGTGACCATGGCGCCCGAATACATCTTCGAGCCGTCGCCCGAGGCCGTCCTCAGCCGAGTTCTCTATGGATTTACCGAGGTCCAGATCCTGCAGGCCCTCTACGAATCGATCGCCAGCGAGCACTCGGCCCGCATGGTCGCCATGCGCAACGCCACCGACGCGGCCAACGAGCTCATCGACACCCTGACCCTCACCTACAACAAGGCGCGTCAGGAAGGCATCACCAGCGAGTTGATGGACATCATCGGCGGTGCCGTGGCTCTGGAAAGAGCCTGA
- the atpD gene encoding F0F1 ATP synthase subunit beta, giving the protein MPEQLIGTVQRVIGPVVDFLFPDGELPEIYDAVMVTMDDGTVQTFEVAQQLGNNVVRAVSMGSTDGMRRGMQAISYGEPITVPVGPATLGRLFNVVGDPIDEKGPVEAEVRYPIHRKPPAFEEQSTQAELFETGIKVIDLIAPFTRGGKTGIFGGAGVGKTVIIQELIHNVAEFHSGYSVFAGVGERSREGNDLMREMIESGVIGSTVMVFGQMNEPPGARLRVGLTGVTMAEYFRDEGRDVLLFIDNIFRFVQAGSEVSSLLGRLPSAVGYAPTLGTDMGDLQERITSTKRGSITSMQAVYVPADDYTDPAPATTFAHLDATITLQRSLAEQFLYPAVDPLGSTSRILDPLIVGEEHYTVAREVQQTLQRYRDLQDIIAILGVEELSEDDKLIVARARKIQRFLTQPMFVAEQFTGTPGKFVKIEDTVRGFREILDGKHDDLPEQAFYMVGTIEEAVEKAAQLRAGG; this is encoded by the coding sequence GTGCCTGAACAACTGATCGGTACAGTCCAACGTGTCATCGGCCCCGTCGTTGACTTTCTCTTCCCGGACGGCGAGCTGCCGGAGATCTACGATGCCGTCATGGTCACCATGGACGATGGCACTGTTCAGACCTTCGAGGTGGCGCAGCAGTTGGGGAACAACGTGGTCCGCGCCGTCTCCATGGGCAGCACCGACGGCATGCGCCGCGGCATGCAGGCCATTTCCTACGGTGAACCCATCACCGTGCCCGTCGGCCCTGCCACCCTGGGACGCCTCTTCAACGTGGTGGGCGACCCCATCGACGAGAAGGGGCCCGTGGAAGCCGAGGTGCGCTACCCCATCCATCGCAAGCCGCCTGCCTTCGAAGAACAGTCCACCCAGGCCGAGCTCTTCGAGACCGGGATCAAAGTCATCGACCTGATCGCCCCCTTCACCCGAGGTGGGAAGACGGGCATCTTCGGTGGCGCCGGCGTGGGCAAGACGGTCATCATCCAGGAGCTCATCCACAACGTGGCCGAGTTCCACAGCGGCTACTCCGTCTTTGCCGGCGTGGGTGAGCGCAGCCGCGAGGGCAACGACCTGATGCGGGAGATGATCGAATCCGGCGTCATCGGCTCCACGGTGATGGTCTTCGGCCAGATGAACGAGCCGCCGGGCGCCCGCCTGCGGGTGGGCCTGACCGGGGTCACCATGGCCGAATACTTCCGGGATGAAGGCCGGGACGTGCTGCTCTTCATCGACAACATCTTCCGCTTCGTCCAGGCCGGCTCCGAGGTGTCCTCTCTGCTGGGTCGCCTGCCCAGCGCGGTGGGCTACGCGCCTACCCTGGGCACCGATATGGGGGATTTGCAGGAGCGCATCACCTCCACCAAGCGAGGGTCCATCACCTCCATGCAGGCGGTCTACGTGCCTGCGGACGACTACACCGACCCGGCGCCGGCGACCACCTTCGCCCACCTGGACGCCACCATCACCCTGCAGCGCTCCCTGGCCGAGCAGTTCCTCTACCCGGCGGTGGATCCCCTGGGCTCCACCAGCCGCATCCTGGATCCGCTCATCGTGGGCGAGGAGCACTATACCGTGGCCCGGGAAGTGCAGCAGACCCTGCAGCGCTACCGTGACCTCCAGGACATCATCGCCATCCTGGGTGTGGAAGAGTTGAGCGAGGACGACAAGCTGATCGTGGCCCGTGCCCGCAAGATCCAGCGCTTCCTGACCCAGCCCATGTTCGTGGCGGAACAGTTCACCGGCACCCCCGGCAAGTTCGTCAAAATCGAGGACACGGTGCGGGGCTTCCGGGAGATCCTGGACGGCAAGCACGACGACCTGCCCGAGCAGGCGTTCTACATGGTGGGAACCATCGAGGAGGCCGTCGAGAAGGCTGCCCAACTGCGGGCTGGAGGATAA
- a CDS encoding ABC transporter permease codes for MQTPVGAQPAPSLRTTGPAREMTMAWQELWRGAWVIFSKHMLKFRSNSMEIGGTLGWPLLWVATFGLGMERVVNTHILGSSSYLAFITPGIIALTALSGAVNSGMTLLEEKIKGVLKEYFVAPIPRLSILLAATGSGLVKTLLQSLIILAMAMAFGAHLVSSPTHLVGALLFLLLYIMAFVGFSNGVAARSRSVGGYHMLLFVLNLPLLFLSNALYPLATMPAWMRIFAYLNPTTYAVDGLRHTLFANGTLSPYLDVAVLLAFAALCNWFGVRSFTAILERK; via the coding sequence ATGCAAACTCCAGTTGGTGCCCAACCGGCACCGTCCCTTCGGACAACCGGGCCGGCCCGGGAGATGACCATGGCGTGGCAAGAACTATGGCGCGGCGCCTGGGTCATCTTCAGCAAGCATATGCTCAAATTTCGCAGCAACTCCATGGAAATCGGCGGCACCCTGGGCTGGCCCCTCCTCTGGGTGGCCACCTTCGGGCTGGGCATGGAGCGGGTGGTCAACACCCACATCCTGGGCAGCAGCAGCTACCTGGCCTTCATCACCCCGGGCATCATTGCCCTGACCGCCCTCAGCGGCGCGGTCAACAGCGGCATGACCCTGCTGGAGGAGAAGATCAAGGGCGTGCTCAAGGAATATTTCGTGGCCCCCATCCCCCGCCTCAGCATCTTGCTGGCGGCCACCGGCAGCGGCCTGGTCAAGACCCTCCTCCAGTCCCTCATCATCCTGGCCATGGCCATGGCGTTCGGCGCCCACCTGGTCAGCAGCCCCACCCACCTGGTCGGTGCGCTCCTCTTCTTGTTACTTTACATCATGGCCTTCGTGGGCTTCAGCAATGGCGTGGCCGCGCGCAGCCGCTCGGTGGGCGGCTACCACATGCTGCTCTTTGTGCTGAACCTGCCCCTCCTCTTTCTCAGCAACGCGCTCTACCCCCTGGCCACTATGCCGGCGTGGATGCGCATCTTCGCCTACCTGAACCCAACCACCTACGCGGTGGACGGCCTGCGCCATACCCTGTTCGCCAATGGCACCCTCTCCCCCTACCTGGATGTGGCCGTTCTCCTGGCCTTTGCCGCCCTCTGCAACTGGTTCGGCGTGCGCAGTTTTACTGCCATCCTGGAAAGGAAGTAG
- the atpE gene encoding ATP synthase F0 subunit C, whose amino-acid sequence MDVEALKQLGAALAIGFGTIGPGIGIGLIGAKAMEAMGRNPEASGTVQTNMILAIAFAESMGIFALVVALLLKFV is encoded by the coding sequence ATGGATGTAGAGGCTCTGAAGCAACTTGGTGCAGCGCTGGCCATCGGCTTTGGTACCATCGGACCGGGCATCGGCATCGGCCTCATCGGTGCAAAGGCCATGGAAGCCATGGGACGCAATCCGGAAGCCTCCGGCACGGTGCAGACGAACATGATTCTGGCCATCGCGTTCGCCGAATCCATGGGTATTTTTGCCCTGGTGGTCGCCCTGTTGCTCAAGTTCGTCTAA
- the atpB gene encoding F0F1 ATP synthase subunit A, translating to MESVQNFLKNLYAKTEAYVKENPRQSAIIAGSVLLLIISFLIPVDPPHVSLSGEPIFSTGPKWLTNSMLTTLIVDVIIIIMAVAATARMKLIPSGWQNVMEAILEYLYNLCESVAGKDARKYFPWVVTIFLLVIISNWSGLIPGVGSIGFYHGAGEAEGHALAASRQLAMADGNLVLVEAAAALPAPAGAEEEGHAKFVPLFRAPSADLNMTFGLAIVTMVMVQVFGVQALGSSYFHKFFNTSGEGFMRYINGFVGILELISEFSRVIAFGFRLFGNIFAGEIVLATMAFLIAFLLPIPFYMLEIFVGFVQALVFMMLALVFFSMATISHSHDHEHHEH from the coding sequence ATGGAGTCTGTGCAGAACTTTCTGAAGAATCTCTACGCCAAGACGGAAGCCTACGTCAAGGAGAATCCCCGTCAGTCTGCCATTATCGCGGGATCGGTCCTGTTGCTGATCATCAGTTTTCTGATCCCGGTCGATCCGCCCCACGTCTCCCTGAGTGGTGAGCCCATCTTCTCCACGGGCCCCAAGTGGTTGACCAATTCCATGTTGACGACCCTGATCGTCGACGTCATCATTATCATCATGGCGGTGGCTGCCACGGCCCGCATGAAGTTGATCCCCAGCGGCTGGCAGAACGTCATGGAAGCCATCCTGGAGTATTTGTATAATCTCTGTGAGAGTGTGGCGGGGAAGGATGCCCGCAAGTATTTCCCCTGGGTGGTGACCATCTTCCTGTTGGTGATCATCAGCAACTGGTCGGGGTTGATCCCGGGGGTCGGCAGCATTGGTTTCTATCATGGCGCTGGGGAGGCCGAGGGGCATGCCCTGGCTGCCAGCCGGCAGCTGGCCATGGCCGATGGGAACCTGGTGTTGGTGGAGGCTGCGGCTGCCCTGCCGGCCCCGGCGGGTGCCGAGGAGGAGGGCCACGCCAAGTTTGTTCCCCTGTTCCGGGCGCCCAGCGCCGATCTGAACATGACCTTTGGGCTGGCCATCGTCACCATGGTGATGGTGCAGGTGTTCGGCGTGCAGGCCCTGGGTTCCAGCTACTTCCACAAGTTCTTCAACACCAGCGGCGAAGGGTTCATGCGCTACATCAACGGGTTTGTGGGCATTCTTGAGCTCATCAGTGAGTTCTCCCGGGTGATAGCGTTTGGCTTTCGTCTTTTTGGCAATATCTTCGCCGGTGAAATCGTCCTGGCGACCATGGCCTTCCTGATCGCCTTCCTGCTCCCCATCCCCTTCTACATGCTGGAAATCTTCGTGGGCTTCGTGCAGGCGTTGGTCTTTATGATGCTGGCGCTGGTCTTCTTCAGCATGGCGACCATCAGCCACAGCCACGACCACGAACATCACGAGCACTGA
- the atpA gene encoding F0F1 ATP synthase subunit alpha encodes MAVQTNDITALLKQQILNFKPAPSQVDVGEVIEVGDGIALVSGLRGAMASELLEFTKNGTLGIALNLDEDSVGVIIMGDYQDIEEGDLVRSTGRIASVPVGDALIGRVVNAVGQPIDGKGPIETDKYRNVERIAPGVIKRQPVNEPVQTGITAIDALIPIGRGQRELIIGDRQTGKTAIAIDTIINQKGKDLICIYVAIGQKQSSVAQVVATLEKYGAMEHTVVVNASAADPAALQYLAPYAGCAIGEEFMEQGRDALIVYDDLSKHAQAYRQVSLLLRRPPGREAYPGDVFYLHSRLLERAARLADEYGGGSLTALPVIETQAGDVSAYIPTNVISITDGQIFLESDLFYAGIRPALNVGISVSRVGGAAQTRAMKKVAGRLKSELSQFRELAAFAQFGSDLDPVTQRQLDRGRRMQEMLKQPQYKPVPLDKQVISIWAVANGFLDKVPVDLVKTWEADMHAYIDANHPEIGQTIMRTKDLPDETVEALRLALQDFNNTWSAPE; translated from the coding sequence ATGGCTGTGCAAACGAATGATATCACAGCATTGCTGAAGCAACAGATACTTAACTTCAAGCCGGCGCCCAGCCAGGTGGACGTGGGCGAGGTCATCGAAGTCGGTGACGGCATCGCCCTGGTTTCGGGCCTGCGTGGAGCCATGGCCAGTGAGCTCCTGGAGTTCACCAAGAACGGCACCCTGGGCATCGCCCTCAACCTGGATGAGGACAGCGTGGGCGTCATCATCATGGGCGACTACCAGGACATCGAAGAAGGGGACCTGGTGCGGAGCACCGGGCGCATCGCCTCGGTGCCCGTGGGCGACGCCCTGATCGGCCGGGTGGTCAACGCGGTGGGCCAGCCCATCGACGGCAAAGGCCCCATCGAAACGGACAAGTACCGCAACGTGGAGCGCATTGCCCCCGGTGTCATCAAGCGCCAGCCGGTGAACGAGCCGGTCCAGACGGGCATCACCGCCATCGATGCCCTCATCCCCATCGGCCGGGGCCAGCGGGAGCTGATCATCGGCGACCGCCAGACTGGTAAGACGGCCATTGCCATCGACACCATCATCAACCAAAAGGGCAAAGACCTCATCTGCATCTACGTCGCCATCGGCCAGAAGCAGTCCAGCGTGGCCCAGGTGGTGGCAACCCTGGAGAAATACGGCGCCATGGAGCACACGGTGGTGGTCAACGCCTCCGCCGCCGACCCGGCCGCGCTCCAATACCTGGCCCCCTACGCCGGCTGCGCCATCGGCGAAGAGTTCATGGAACAGGGGCGGGACGCGCTCATCGTCTACGATGACCTTTCCAAGCACGCCCAGGCCTACCGCCAGGTGTCCCTGCTGCTGCGCCGTCCGCCCGGCCGCGAGGCCTATCCCGGCGACGTCTTCTACCTGCACAGCCGCCTCCTGGAGCGGGCCGCCCGTCTGGCCGATGAGTACGGCGGTGGCAGCCTGACCGCACTGCCGGTCATCGAAACCCAGGCCGGTGACGTCTCGGCCTACATTCCCACCAACGTGATTTCCATCACCGACGGCCAGATCTTCCTGGAGAGCGACCTCTTCTACGCCGGTATTCGCCCGGCGCTGAACGTGGGTATTTCCGTGAGCCGGGTGGGTGGTGCTGCCCAGACGCGAGCCATGAAGAAGGTGGCGGGCCGCCTCAAGTCCGAGCTCAGCCAGTTCCGGGAATTGGCCGCCTTCGCCCAGTTCGGCAGTGACCTGGACCCGGTCACCCAGCGGCAGTTGGATCGGGGGCGTCGCATGCAGGAGATGCTCAAGCAGCCCCAGTACAAGCCGGTGCCCCTGGACAAGCAGGTCATCAGCATCTGGGCGGTGGCCAATGGCTTCCTGGACAAGGTCCCTGTGGATCTGGTCAAGACCTGGGAGGCCGACATGCACGCCTACATCGACGCCAATCACCCGGAGATCGGCCAGACCATCATGCGCACCAAGGATCTGCCCGACGAGACGGTGGAGGCGTTGCGGCTGGCCCTGCAGGACTTCAACAACACGTGGAGTGCCCCTGAATAA
- the atpH gene encoding ATP synthase F1 subunit delta has translation MSDKRERAHRYAQAMYLALLERWQSALDEVSALLRKDKKLAALLMDSSKDLDERINALTAALPAETPTEVVNLLKLLVQEGDLGLLEAISEALAQVASGQRTPTVAEITSAVELSDQDKEALQNKLKQQYGDDLIFEFHVDPSLMGGLRVRVGDRLIDTSIASRLAALRESLTAVVR, from the coding sequence ATGAGCGACAAGCGTGAGCGGGCCCACCGTTATGCCCAGGCCATGTACCTGGCCCTGCTGGAACGTTGGCAAAGCGCCCTGGATGAAGTGAGCGCTTTGCTGCGCAAAGACAAGAAGCTCGCCGCGCTGCTGATGGACAGCAGCAAGGACCTGGACGAACGCATCAACGCGCTGACGGCGGCCCTCCCTGCCGAAACCCCAACGGAGGTGGTCAACCTGCTGAAGTTGCTGGTGCAGGAGGGAGATCTGGGCCTGTTGGAGGCCATCAGCGAGGCCCTGGCCCAGGTGGCCAGCGGCCAGCGGACCCCCACCGTGGCCGAGATCACCAGCGCCGTCGAGCTGTCGGACCAGGACAAGGAAGCGCTGCAGAACAAGCTGAAACAACAGTATGGCGATGATCTGATCTTCGAGTTCCACGTAGATCCATCCTTGATGGGTGGTCTGCGGGTCCGGGTGGGCGACCGCCTGATCGATACCTCCATCGCCAGCCGGCTGGCTGCCCTGCGCGAATCCTTGACCGCTGTCGTCCGTTAA
- a CDS encoding F0F1 ATP synthase subunit epsilon produces the protein MGIQVEIVTPERRLVSGEFDLVTLPGVDGQMGIMRGHAPLLSTLDIGEIILHAGSDTQYIAVSGGVVEVRPDKVTVLADTAERAEEIDVERAQAALERARQSLAENPPPQRRVVMEAALRRSSLRLKVASRRRMRQRQAPTFEESEA, from the coding sequence ATGGGCATTCAGGTGGAGATCGTCACGCCCGAACGCAGGCTCGTCTCCGGCGAGTTCGACCTGGTGACGCTCCCCGGCGTCGATGGCCAGATGGGCATCATGCGGGGGCACGCGCCCCTGTTGTCCACCCTGGACATCGGTGAAATCATCCTCCACGCCGGCAGCGATACCCAGTACATTGCCGTCAGCGGCGGCGTGGTGGAAGTGCGCCCCGACAAGGTGACGGTCCTGGCCGATACGGCCGAACGGGCCGAGGAGATCGACGTGGAGCGGGCCCAGGCCGCCCTGGAGCGGGCCCGCCAGTCCCTGGCCGAGAATCCTCCGCCCCAGCGGCGGGTGGTCATGGAGGCGGCCCTCCGGCGCAGCAGCCTGCGCCTTAAGGTGGCCTCCCGGCGACGCATGCGACAGCGGCAGGCTCCCACCTTTGAGGAGAGCGAAGCGTAA
- a CDS encoding S9 family peptidase, whose translation MADFVWTPQALIHYPLIEHVDLSPDGRRVLFTGRTAHLTDSASEFRPQIFLASLDDGQVRPLTVGEGAGQPRWNPDGRHLAFLRKVPDTGQAGLWVMAADGGEAWPLTGAANQIRNPVTRFKWSPDGTRLAFLTVPWDADQEARRQRKEDVRRWREEYDFAHLFVIDFRELAAGTGVGLPAARQLTQGRFTVLDFCWHPDGHTLAFTHRPAPLYDTWPATRLATVPADGSAPPTDLAPIASQQAEPFFSPDGRWIACAVGDDPQGSWPYASHVHLFAADGSDSRPLAPVPDAMPLVMGWAPDGRAVYAINQHGIDTQVMALPVDGSPAQVCLDPSKHVAAWHINQAGLAALVMDDFHEPNSVYVAELAGAHEGRWQRVAQPTAPAFPDNGPLPQVELLHWTTPDGYRIEGILYLPANYDRERDGRLPLLLHVHGGPASVFQRQFAAQPYYYTPAALCERGIAVLRCNPRGSGGYGQEFRFANRRDWGGGDYRDLQQGVDRVIEMGIGDPARLGICGWSYGGFMTSWTITQTDRFKAASIGAAVTNLVSFNGTSDIPSLVPGYFDAEFWEERELYLAHSPIFHVHQVRTPAIIQHGDADERVPLEQGLQFYNGLARRGVPVTLYIYPRQGHAISEPRLLADAIQRNLDWFSEMLTSA comes from the coding sequence ATGGCCGATTTCGTCTGGACGCCCCAGGCCCTGATCCACTACCCCCTGATCGAACATGTGGACCTCTCGCCCGATGGCCGCCGGGTGCTCTTCACCGGGCGCACAGCCCACCTGACCGACTCGGCCAGCGAATTCCGGCCCCAGATCTTCCTGGCCAGCCTGGACGATGGACAGGTGCGTCCCCTCACCGTGGGCGAAGGGGCAGGCCAGCCTCGTTGGAACCCCGATGGCCGCCATCTGGCCTTCCTCCGCAAGGTGCCCGACACAGGCCAGGCCGGCCTCTGGGTCATGGCTGCCGATGGCGGCGAGGCATGGCCTCTCACCGGCGCCGCCAACCAGATACGCAACCCGGTCACCCGCTTCAAGTGGAGCCCCGACGGCACCCGCCTGGCCTTCCTCACCGTCCCCTGGGACGCCGATCAGGAGGCCCGCCGCCAGCGCAAGGAAGACGTGCGACGCTGGCGAGAAGAGTACGATTTCGCGCATCTCTTCGTCATCGACTTCCGGGAATTGGCCGCCGGCACCGGTGTCGGCCTTCCGGCGGCCCGCCAATTAACCCAGGGCCGTTTCACGGTGCTGGACTTCTGCTGGCACCCGGACGGCCACACCCTGGCCTTCACCCACCGGCCGGCGCCCCTCTACGACACCTGGCCCGCCACCCGACTGGCCACGGTCCCGGCGGACGGGTCCGCCCCGCCCACGGACCTGGCCCCCATCGCCAGCCAGCAGGCCGAGCCCTTCTTCTCCCCCGACGGCCGCTGGATTGCGTGCGCGGTGGGCGACGATCCCCAAGGGAGCTGGCCCTACGCCAGCCACGTGCACCTCTTTGCCGCGGACGGCAGCGATTCCCGGCCCCTGGCGCCGGTGCCCGATGCCATGCCCCTGGTCATGGGCTGGGCGCCCGATGGACGCGCGGTCTACGCCATCAACCAACATGGCATCGACACCCAGGTCATGGCCCTGCCCGTGGACGGCAGCCCGGCTCAGGTCTGCCTGGACCCATCCAAACACGTGGCCGCCTGGCACATCAACCAGGCGGGCCTGGCCGCGCTGGTGATGGACGACTTCCACGAGCCCAACAGCGTCTACGTGGCTGAATTGGCCGGCGCCCATGAGGGCCGGTGGCAGCGGGTCGCCCAACCTACCGCGCCCGCCTTCCCGGACAACGGCCCGCTGCCCCAGGTGGAGCTGCTCCACTGGACCACGCCGGACGGCTACCGGATCGAGGGCATCCTCTACCTGCCGGCCAACTACGACCGGGAGCGGGATGGCCGCCTGCCTCTCCTGCTCCACGTCCACGGCGGGCCGGCCAGCGTCTTCCAGCGCCAGTTTGCCGCCCAGCCCTACTACTACACGCCAGCGGCCCTCTGCGAACGGGGCATCGCCGTCCTGCGCTGCAACCCCCGGGGCAGCGGCGGCTATGGCCAGGAATTTCGCTTTGCCAACCGGCGGGACTGGGGCGGCGGCGACTACCGGGATCTCCAGCAGGGCGTGGATCGGGTGATCGAGATGGGGATCGGCGATCCGGCGCGGCTGGGCATCTGCGGCTGGAGCTACGGCGGCTTCATGACCAGCTGGACCATCACCCAGACGGACCGCTTCAAGGCTGCCTCCATCGGCGCGGCGGTGACCAACCTGGTGAGCTTCAACGGTACGTCCGACATTCCCAGCCTTGTGCCAGGTTACTTTGACGCGGAATTCTGGGAGGAGCGGGAGCTCTACCTGGCCCACTCGCCCATTTTCCACGTCCACCAGGTACGCACCCCGGCCATCATCCAACACGGCGACGCGGACGAGCGGGTCCCCCTGGAGCAGGGCCTCCAGTTTTACAACGGGCTGGCCCGGCGGGGCGTCCCGGTGACCCTGTACATTTACCCGCGCCAGGGCCACGCCATCAGTGAGCCCCGGCTACTGGCCGACGCCATCCAGCGCAACCTGGATTGGTTCAGCGAGATGTTGACCTCGGCCTGA
- the atpF gene encoding F0F1 ATP synthase subunit B yields the protein MDQLGISPGLLVSQIVNFILLMVILRVTLYQPVLRMLDQRKERIAQSMKDAERVSAAAQEAEQEKARVLEEARREAQEIRAQATRDAERIAQDIRARAEQEATEIRMKAQQEARQQVEAALADANKQIADLAILATEQLLGRELANKDEQARFVAEFLAQQSGSGAS from the coding sequence TTGGATCAACTTGGAATCAGTCCCGGCCTTCTGGTCTCGCAGATTGTGAACTTTATCCTGTTGATGGTTATCTTGCGCGTGACCCTCTACCAGCCGGTCCTCCGCATGCTCGACCAGCGCAAGGAGCGCATCGCCCAGAGCATGAAGGACGCCGAGCGGGTCTCCGCCGCGGCCCAAGAGGCCGAGCAGGAAAAAGCCCGGGTGCTGGAGGAAGCCCGCCGGGAAGCCCAGGAAATTCGGGCCCAGGCCACTCGGGACGCGGAGCGCATCGCCCAGGACATTCGGGCCCGGGCCGAACAGGAAGCCACAGAAATCCGCATGAAGGCCCAGCAGGAAGCCCGCCAGCAGGTGGAGGCCGCCCTGGCCGATGCCAACAAGCAGATTGCTGACCTCGCCATCCTGGCCACGGAGCAGCTCCTGGGCCGGGAGTTGGCCAACAAGGACGAGCAGGCACGTTTTGTGGCTGAGTTCCTGGCTCAGCAAAGTGGGAGCGGAGCTTCATGA